One part of the Aurantibacillus circumpalustris genome encodes these proteins:
- a CDS encoding imelysin family protein, translating to MFKLNQIIRKSTAIKLGMLLVASTVLLGASCKKTKTPDDTPGDPSKVFDKQGLLVNMADNIIIPSYADFKTALENLKLSFTNFKTSGSLTDFQTVKEKLHLAYLSYQRVSLFGFGPGEDASVRFNFNVFPANVTLINSNISSGSYDLKTISNIATKGFPALDYLFYGLNQAEADQMQLFLTDAKRSKYVNDLLNEMTTILNSVIDTWNSTYRSTFINSLGTDVGSSIGFLINQINYELDYLKNAKIGIPLGLKSGGKILPENCEAYYSGQSLTYAIETLGIIENMYLGKSYSGTNGKGFDDYLDHLGIQYTDGTLYNAIKNQFMSAQAKLSVLANPLSYQIETNSQAVTTAYQELIKLLVLLKTDLPSSLGVVITYQDGDGD from the coding sequence GTGTTCAAATTAAATCAAATCATTAGGAAAAGCACAGCAATTAAGCTAGGAATGTTACTTGTGGCAAGTACGGTTCTTTTAGGTGCATCTTGCAAAAAAACTAAAACTCCTGACGATACACCCGGAGATCCTTCAAAAGTGTTTGATAAACAAGGACTTTTAGTGAACATGGCGGATAATATCATCATTCCTTCGTATGCCGATTTTAAAACAGCTCTCGAAAATCTAAAACTTAGTTTTACAAATTTTAAAACTTCAGGTTCGCTGACAGATTTTCAAACAGTAAAAGAAAAACTCCACTTGGCTTATTTAAGTTACCAACGTGTTAGTTTATTTGGTTTTGGTCCAGGTGAAGACGCGTCCGTGCGTTTTAATTTTAATGTATTTCCTGCAAATGTTACTTTAATTAATTCTAATATTAGTTCAGGATCTTATGATTTAAAGACCATCTCAAACATTGCTACTAAGGGATTTCCTGCATTAGATTATTTGTTTTACGGACTTAATCAAGCAGAAGCCGATCAAATGCAACTGTTTTTAACTGACGCTAAGCGAAGTAAATATGTAAACGATTTGTTGAATGAAATGACAACTATACTTAATTCTGTGATCGACACATGGAATAGTACTTACCGTAGCACATTTATTAATTCTTTAGGAACAGATGTTGGTAGTTCGATTGGTTTTTTAATTAATCAAATTAATTATGAATTAGATTATTTAAAAAATGCAAAGATTGGTATTCCTTTAGGATTAAAAAGCGGTGGAAAAATACTTCCAGAAAACTGTGAAGCCTACTATAGTGGTCAGTCACTAACATATGCAATTGAAACACTTGGCATTATCGAAAACATGTATTTAGGAAAAAGTTATTCAGGTACTAATGGAAAAGGATTTGACGATTATCTCGATCATCTCGGTATTCAGTATACTGATGGAACATTATATAACGCTATTAAAAATCAATTTATGTCAGCACAAGCAAAATTAAGTGTTTTAGCTAATCCTCTCTCTTATCAAATAGAAACAAACTCACAAGCAGTAACAACTGCTTATCAAGAACTAATAAAATTGTTGGTACTCTTAAAAACAGATTTGCCTTCAAGCCTTGGTGTGGTAATTACTTACCAGGATGGGGATGGCGATTAA